One genomic segment of Acomys russatus chromosome 6, mAcoRus1.1, whole genome shotgun sequence includes these proteins:
- the Lypd1 gene encoding ly6/PLAUR domain-containing protein 1, whose product MWVLGIAATFCGLFWLPGSAALQIQCYQCEEFQLNNDCSSPEFIVNCTVNVQDMCQKEVMEQSAGIMYRKSCASSAACLIASAGYQSFCSPGKLNSVCISCCNTPLCNGPRPKKRGSSGLGHQARAAHYCPAL is encoded by the exons ATGTGGGTTCTCGGCATCGCAGCAACTTTTTGTGGATTGTTCTGGCTTCCAG GGTCGGCGGCGCTGCAGATTCAGTGCTACCAGTGTGAGGAATTCCAGCTGAACAACGATTGCTCATCCCCTGAGTTCATCGTCAACTGCACCGTGAATGTTCAAGACATGTGTCAGAAAGAGGTGATGGAGCAAAGTGCAG GGATCATGTACCGGAAGTCATGTGCATCGTCAGCAGCCTGTCTCATCGCCTCGGCTGGGTACCAGTCCTTCTGTTCCCCTGGGAAACTGAACTCCGTATGCATCAGCTGCTGCAATACCCCTCTTTGCAATGGGCCGAGGCCCAAGAAAAGAGGCAGCTCAGGCCTCGGCCATCAGGCCAGGGCTGCTCACTACTGCCCTGCTCTTTAA